The genomic window CTGGATGGCAGCCTGAAACTCGCGCTCTGCTTCCAGCAAAAGTCCGCGATTCAAAAACTGTCTGCCATCCTTTACCAATGCGGCGGAGCGTTCCTGGCTAGGCAGAGCGGCCAGCCGCAGGTTTTGCATTTGCTCCATCTCAAAGGCGGCCTGGCGGAAACTGGCCTCGTTGTAGCTGCGTTTAATGCGCTCCAACGGCAGCTCAGGCGTCTGTGCCGCATTGGTAGCATTCTGCTGTTCCGTATGCAGCGTGTTGGCAAAGCTGGCAATGTCGGCGTCCTGTGGACGAAGCTTCATGGCCAGGTCTGCTTCCTTCATCGCGCCTGCAAGGTCGCCCCGTCGGCGGAGAGAAACAGCGAGGTTGAAGTGATAATCGGCGTCTTTCGGGTCTGCTGCTGCGGCTTGCTGAAAAAGAGATGTCCCATCGCGACCCCGGCGGGCTGCGGCCACGCCCTGGTTGTTGACTACTTCGGGCAGGGGAAGACGCGTCGTGTCAAAGGCAAAGGCGTCTTCAGCCTCAAGATATCTTCCGGTATAGAAAAAAGCCAATCCACGGTAAAAATCCGCTTCGAGTGCATTCGGGTCATCTTTTGGCAGATTCCCCAGAGTTGTTGCTGCCAGATCAAAGTTCTGGTTGGAAAAGTAGGCCTTTCCCAAGGCGAGCATTGCAGGATAAAAATGCGGCGCCAACCGCATGGCCTCGCGCAGATGACGGATGCGCTCATTCAGCGAATCCTCGGTCAGGCCACGGATGTAATTTTCAAAGGCGGCAACGGGAAGATCGGAGTCTGCATTAAGAAACGTCTGCTGCGCCACGGCATAGCTTGGGTCTAGCTGCCGGACCGTCATCCAGGCAAGGCTGTTCAACAGATCGAGCAGGCGCGTCATGTCCATTTGGATACTGATGGCATCGCCCAATTTCAATTCGGTCACATCCAGCACCTGCGCCGTTGCGTTGAGTGAATTTCCTGATGTGGTGAAAAAGCCAAAGATCACGTAGTCCGCATCGAGGGTCTGCGCGATGCGGATCGTGCTGGCGCGAGAAGGTTGAAAGTTGGCCGGCAGTCCCAGGCGATCGAGCGCATACAGGCGGTCGTTGCGGCTGATAGGAAGAAAGCCTGCCGCGCCAAGTCTACGGTTGAAGATTTCCGGAAAGGCCTCGCCAATCCAATTCAGGTCAGCCCGGCCGCTGTGGTTTTCAAAGGGCAGCACGAGTAGCAGTCGGCCGTGTTCGGCCGGCTCTGTTTCGGCATGGGGGCGTGAGGCAGCCGTAGCAGGTTGCTGGGCTGCGAGAACCGGCGCTGCGAGCAGCAGCAGACCGCAGATAAGGGAGCGAAATCGATTCAAAGGCCGCACTTCAAGGCTGATTATATTGGAACGGGTGCAGAGGAAGCCTTGCTTCCTGTGGGCGGTCAAAGCGAAGCACCGCCGCCCATTCCCCATGCTGCTCGCCGTGCCAGGTGATGATGCCGCCCAGCAGATGGGCGATGGAGCTTGGTGGCAGATCACGGTGGAAATCAAAATAGCGCGTATCCAGGGCCTCATTCCTGCGGCCCAGGCTTAGCCATGGATGTGGCGGGTCATACTTGGTGGAAAATACCAGGGCCACGGAGTATTCCGGAGCAAGCCGGGCGGCTGCTTTCACCTGATCAAAGGAGAAGTTGTCCACGGCAACAGTATCAATCGGATATGGAACGTAACCCAGCTCCGGTTTACGTAATTCATCGGTGACAGGCCATGCGGTCAGCACAACGGCTCCGGGATCATGCTGCACAATCTGCTGGATAGCGGCCTGGTGCAGCAGAATGACGTCCCTGTACGCCAGATTGTCTTCCGGAGCAAAGCGGTAGGGCGGATTGATGAAGATTCCTGCCAGAAAACCCGCCGCACATAGGGCAACGAGCGCGGGCCACATTTGGAACCGCCGGTAAAAAGTGTTGACACAGAGCAGCAAAACTAACGGGTACAAAGGCAGAAGATAGCGTGTAAGGAGTGCTCCACCCAGGACAGAAAATAGAACAAGATTGGCCAGAATCACGATATAGAAGGTGTTCTGAGCCTGAGTGGGAATGCGCTCCCGGCCATCAATCGGCGGCAGCATCATACATGCCAACATGAGGAGCACCGGCACAAACAGGTTCATATGTGCTGTTAATTGCAGCAGGCGATGGAAAAAGGCTAGCAAAACCCGCAATGGAAGAATCGTAGCTGTGGCGTTATAACGCAGGTATTCCGGATTGCCAAAGATGAAACCTGTGCGGTGCCAGTGCCAGGCATACCAGCAGGTGAGAGGAAGAATCGGGAGCAGAAGTGCGGCCCCCTGCAGCCACTGGCGCTGGCGTGACAATTGCGACGGAGGTTTGGTGCGGCTTGGGTTTGCAGCCAGAAGCATCATCTCCCAGACTGCCAAGGCCAGTGGAGTTACAACGGCCGTTTCTTTACACAGAGCTGCGAGTGAGAAACAGAAAACACACGCCCAGGTCTGTTTCTCCAGATAGAAAAGCAGCGCCCAGAGAGTGGCTGTAGCCGCAAAGAGGTCTGCATGGGCCAGAGAGCTTTGCACAAACCAGATGGGATATATCGTCGTAAGCAGAACCGTTGCCCATGCCACATGCCATTTCCGGGTCGTGTTTCTGCCCATTTGGAAAACAGCCAGCAGAGCGAGTGAGGCCATGGCGCACATGGCTGTTCGTGTAACCCAGGGGGCGAACCCGAAGACTTTCCACCAAAGTGCCAGATAGATCGAAGGCAGAGGAGGATGGGCGTTCGAGAGCGTTGAAAAGGGAATCAGTGCTCCGGTACGAAAAAAATCATACGCGGCAGGAATATAGTAGCCGGCTTCGTCCCAGTAGTATGGCAAATGGAGCAGCGGAAGGTGGGCTGCCAGAACAGCGGCAAAGATTGCAAAAAAAAGAGCGGCCTTTTTCATTTCGTCAGTTGTCATCATACGAAAGCCGAAGGCCGTTCTACGCACTGGATAGAATACGCAAACCTCCTAAGAGCTCCACTAGCAGAAGAAGGCATGCTACACGCAGAAGATGCCGCCCGATGCCATTCGAAAGGTCACCAGTTTGACCCGCCTCTTTAACCGTTGTTAATATTGAACTGCGGGGTGGAGCAGCCTGGTAGCTCGTTGGGCTCATAACCCAAAGGTCGTAGGTTCAAATCCTACCCCCGCAACCAAATCTTTCAATCACTTACAAGATTTGATTGCTCCCGGCAAGTCCCCGTTATCCCCCGATAGGAATGGCTGCAATTTACTGTAGCGTCGCAGATGCCTCGCCTGTGGCAGAGTTCTGCGAGTTGGGGCCAAATACCAGTCCTACAACCTGGCTGTTTGCTTGGCGTTTCGTTTCCGTCATGGCCCGCCCATAGACATTCATCGTCGTCTGGATCGAAGCGTGACGCATCAATTCCTGTTGCACCTTCATAGGAGCACCGGTCTCGTCGAGCCAGGAGCGGTAGGTGTGGCGAAAAGTGTGCCACCCAATGTCTTCTCCCAGTTTGGCGAGCTTTGCAGCCCGTTTGATCTGCGACTTCTGCAGGCTCTCCTGGTGGTACGGCCTCCCCGTGACCGGATTGGCAAAAACCCAATCTTCATCTCGCGGGAAGACTGAAGCAGAGCGCCATTGCAACAGCACCTCCGCCAGACGAGCATCGAGCGGAACATCGTCTCTTGAGTATTCCGTCTTCACGTCGTCCACCCTTCCGCCCACCACGCTTCTCTGGACCAGAACCGAGCGATTCTCGAAATTGAAATCGCCCCATTGCAAGCCCAGAATCTCGCTGACCCGAAGCCCCAGGCACTGCGCTACCAAAACCATCGTGCGGTAGGGTTCACCCCAGAAACTTGAGCAGTTCAAAGAACTCGTCCACGTCAAGAACCCGTGGCCGCTTGAGCCGTTTGCTTCCATTCTTCACGCGCACCAGAGAGACAGGGTTCTTGCCGAGTTCGATAATGCCCCACCGCTCCGCGCACTTGAAGACTTGGTGCATGATTCCCCGTACATGAGTCTTTGACTTTGGGGCCAGCGGCAAATCGTGCAACCACTGCTCCATCGCCATCGGTTTCAGCTTATCCACGGGGTGTTCTCCCCAACGTGGGCGGATGTGGACTCGGATGTTCGACAAGTGCGATTTCCGAGTCGAGTAACGCTCCGAGAGTTCCTGCTCGATATACCGGTCGAGCAAGGCTCCAAAAGACGCCGCCTCCACTTCCGCGCGTGGAGATTCTTCGTTGAGTCTAAGAAGAAGAGCTTGCGTGGCTTTCCGTGCTTGGGTCTCCGTTGTGAGCACACCGCGATCACCAAGGATCACGCTCTGCCGTTTACGCATCCCCTGAGAATCCGTTTCGTAATAGCGGAACTCCCACACGTCCGGTCCGCGCTCGCGCTTCCTCAACCGCAGACTTCCATATTGATACCGTGTCCGAACTAGCAAGGGTTGATCTCCTCTCTGGTTACGGGCACGAGTGGCTGATTCCAGCCTACTGTGCCTGGTCGTCGTCGAGTGGTTCGATCCTCGTGCCGGATCGGTAAAGGTCGGACGCCCGGAAGCGCCACAGCTTTCCTACGCGCACGCCGTGAACGATTCCATTTCGTGCGTAACGCTGAAGGGTCTTGGGGTGAACTTGAATGATGGCTGCCGCCCGATCACTGTTTAGCAGCGGTTCGAATGAAACGGGAGAATGAGGGGAATCGAACATGGTTCGCACACTCCTTAACACCACAATGTGTGGGGCCAAGACGCACTGTCAACCCACTGCTTGGGGCGCATTTTCATTCTCATGGATGCGGCGTGCGAAGCAAAAGCGAACGGTTGGGTACAGTAAGTGCATAGAGGTGCACCATTGTCATTCTTTGGCACTCATTGTCCTCGTGGATTTTCGATCTCACAAAAACGAAATTAGTTTCGGACCTCTATTCCACTGGACAAATCCCGCTGACATTCGCCAGACAGCTACAGAGTAGCAGGCAAAGCGAGTGATGCCACGACATCGCCTCGTGATGGAACAACTGCGAATCCGTCACCGTTCCGTCAAGGGAACGATCCTATGATCGTAGAGAGCCAGTACCTGTTTCACCATCGTCACGGGTTCTCCTCGGAAGGACTGGTCGGGCGCATTGGATAGAACTACTACAGCCAGACTATCGTCTGGGAAAATCGCGTTGAAGCAGTATCCCCCTGCGAAAGGGGCATAGCCGTTATGCCACACTTCACGGTGGGTTCCAATGGAAGTGGCGACGAAGCCCATCGCATATTCTAGGGGTTTTCCATCCGGCAACCTGCCGTTGGTCCAAAGCTCGCGCCGGGAACCCGAATCAAGTATCTTGTCGCTGAGCAGGGCCGAATCCCAACGAGCCAAATCTCGTGCCGTTGAAACGATGCTGCCGGCGCCATAGTACAGATCAAGGCTGACCGTGCGTTTCACAGGCCGGAAATTTCCATTACTGCCTTCGTACGGCGTCGCGGTTCCCGACTGGGCCGCAAATCCATTCCCGGATGAACTCATGCCGAGTGGGCCGAAAATATGATGAGCCAGAAAACTTGAATACGTAGTACCGGACGCACGGGCAACTACAGCGGCGAGCATCGCATAATTTGTGTTGCTATAAGCCCACTTTGCACCGGGGGCAAAATCAGGTTTATCTGTTCTCAAGAAATTGATGATTGTCTCAGGCGCAATACGTCCGGTAAGTGGCCAGGGATGTTCACGAGTATTCGGCTAATTATGCAGGCCAGAGTCCTGGTTCAAAAGCATCCGAAGAGTGATCCGGTCGGCATTGGGCATACTCGGGACATACTTTTCAAGCTTATCTTCAAGGGAAATCTTACCCTGCTGCGCGAGAAGAAGGATGGATACGGCAGTGAATTGCTTGGTAAGCGAGCCGATGGCGAAACGCGTGTCTGCCGTGACGGGTGATCTTGTCGCAAGGTTGGAAAATCCATATCCCTTAGCGAAGACAATACTTCCGCGCGACCACACGAGAAACGCGAAACCGGGTGCCCGATGGTGGTTATAAGCTTGTTCGCCAATTTGATCGAACGCGGACTTCGCCGGCCTTTCGGCGCTAACCATCACGGGACCACCCAGAGGCAAAATCAACAGGATACCGACAAGTCTCTGAGCGAGGCGACCCATGAATCTGATCCTACTATTCCTTGGGGCAGTCCTCAGTATCCGGCCCCTCATGCTCCAAAAGACATTCCCCGGATAGCAACAGCATAGCCGAGGCGCGGGCGGTGTCAAGGGCGGCTGCGCCGCCGCGAAGCGGTCAAGACCCTTGACACTGCCCTCTCCGCCTCGGCGCACAATCCCAATATCCGGGGAATGTCAGGTTTTTTGCTTCTCTCCGCAAGCATTCCGGGCTTCAGCGCCGTGCAGGCCGTAGCAGCCCAGTGCAGTCCGATACAGCGCGTCTCTCTCAACCAACGGTTGCAGAGCGTTTTAGCGATGAACTGCCATTGCCGGCGCGCCTGCTGGAACGCGCCCGTGTCGCAGAAGATCGGACAGCGCCAGTCCTCCGCCTGCCGCGCGAAGTACGCGCCACGCGCCGGGGAAGCGTTTGCAAACGTTCAATAGTGTCCGGGAATCGAGTAACAAGTTCCACAAATGTGGCGGCGAGCGGGCTGACCTGCCCTCCCTGCTCCCACTTCTCTACCGTGCGCGGGCTGACGCGCAGCATGTTCGCCCAGACCGCGCGGGAGACATTGAATTGCTCGCGAGCCGCAACGAAGAATTCCGCACCCGGAGATTGCTCCACATTGGGAACTGGTACAGCGTGGGAGCGAAGCGTCACCTTGCCCTCGCGCTGGGCTTTCATAGCCTCCACGCCTTCCATCAACTCGGCAAACAGATTCCGCTTTGTCGCGTTCTGCTTTTTCATTTCCTGCTCCTGGCCCTTCGCACGGCACGTTCCGCTTCGAGTAGCCGTCTTAACTGGTCTCGCTCCTCTTTCGTCATATCAGCAGCTTCATCTTTGTGATAAAGCGTCAGCAGCCAGATTTCCTCTTCTGACAAGAAGCGGTAGTAAATAATCCGCAGGCCGCCGCGCCTGCCCTTGCCGCGGCGTGAATCTCCCCACCGCAGCTTGCGAATGCCTCCGGCACCAGGCACCATGTCTCCGGCTTCGGGATTCTTCGCCAAGTACAGCTGCAAATCGGCGAATCCATCATCGTTGAGATAACGATCCCGATACCGCGCGAAGGCCGGCGCTTCGACGAACTGAAACCATCCCGTGCTGTTGCGCCTGGGGCCACTCTGTCTCCTCATTATACCCATGCTGGGTATAGTTCGCAAATTTCTCGTGCTGCGTCGCTGCTGTTCAACTACAAGCCCAGCCCAATATCGTGACCAATGTTTATTTCGTGGCGAGGGACGTGTGGTTCGATTTGATGGGCTGGAGCTTGCTGAATGCTGCGCTCTGGTTGGGGCAAATAAGCTTGCTCACGCGCCAACTCCGTGGCTGACGGACGCGCAGACGAGATTCCAAGTGATTCACGCAGTTGCTCACGGTCGCTGGTGACGATTGCGATTTCGCTGCGACCACGCGAAGCCCCGACGTAGAACAACTCCTGTTTCATGGCATCGGCTGACAGGATTACGCCGTCAACCGTTTTCCCCTGGCTGCGATGGGCGGTAATGGCGTAGCCGTGATCGAATAGGTGATAATTCGTCGGCAGTGTGCGACCATCCTCAAGTTGAATGCGTCCCCGCTCGATACCACGCACTGTCACCAGCTCGCCATTCGTCGCGCGGAAATCGGCATCTCGGCGATTGGCCGTAAGCATGAGCCGGTCGCCCGGAGCCACGTCAATGGATTGCCGCTGATAGACAGAAAAGGAGCGCGTCTGTGCCGGTGTAAAGCTCCTCTCCTCGCCGTGAGCATTGCGAGCGATCACCGTGCCAGAGTCAACACGGCTGACAGTGAGCGACTCGTGTTTCTCCATACCCCTCGCTGCTCGATGCACTACCAGCACCTGCCCCTCACGATAGTTCGCCAGATCACGTTTCTGGGCTTCCGTCCATTGCAAAGGGACATATCGATCCATCGTGACGCTTTGGCCGAGATGTCCGCGCGCAGAAAGGTCATTGCGAATCGCGCGAGTGACGCGGCCAATTTCCTCATGCGTGGGCGCGACAACCAAAACACGCCGCGACGGATCGACGGTCATCTCCCGGTAAAGATCAGCAACCGCCCGGCCACGCTCGCTACAGGGGACCTCGTGCACAGCGCCAAGCCGCTCCAGCTTCTCAAAGCCCTGTTCGGGAGCCTGGCGCTGGGTTTGAATGGCGTCTCTATATTGTGCGTGTGTCTGGCGCTGTACGCCGGTCAGAGAGACGCTCTTCATCTGCGACTCGCGCTCCAGAATGCGCAGGGCGTCTGACGCCTCGACGCTCTGTATCTGGCGTGTATCGCCCGAAAAAACGACGCGTGCCATATGTTGCTCGGCAAGCCGGAGTATGCCCTCCATCTGTCGCCCCGAGATCATTCCGGCCTCATCGACGACCAAGACCCTGCCCCGGAGCGCAGATTGGGCCGTTTCGTCCCCAACCAGGCGTGAGACCGTCATCGCATCGCGAAAGCCCACCTTTTGCAACTCCTCCACCGCACCGCGCGTGGGCGCAACCGCTGTGACTTCGCGGCCAGACTCACGCAGGCCGCGATCAATCTCCTTAAGTGTCGCGGTCTTGCCGGTTCCGGCAGCCCCGCGCAAATTGATGGCAAAATCGCGAGAATCCAGAACCTGCTGCACGGCGCGCCGTTGCTCATCACGCAGGTGCTCGGATGGTTGAAACTCATGTCTGCCGCCAAGCCGCGCGTATTGGTCGGTGCCATGGTTCACCATGGCAACCATGCGCTGTTCACGATCCAGACTCTCGTGTGTGGCCAGCCGGTCGCCGGCATGAATGACGGCTCCCTGGGATTTTTCGATTTCCAGCGCGCCGCGCAACTGGCTGAGATCGACCCGTCCACGACCGTATCGCAGAGCTTCGGCTAGCAGTTCGTGATCGTAGACGACAGAGCGGCGTTCGAAGAGATGGTCCTTTGCGTGTTGCAGCGAATCCGCCGCTGGCGAAAATTCATATGAACCGCTCCGGCTTTGCTCCAGGGATGCGCCTCGCAGGCGATCCAGGCTGTGAGATTCTTCCGGTGAGAGTCGTGCTCGTTGTTGTTGGCGAACTTGTTCCGTGGCAATCTCGGTGAGCTTGTCAGCGTGGGATTCCCGGACCAGCACGGCCACTTCGTTGTCTGTCGGCTTCCGGCCATGATGTTCTTTGAATTCTTCAATGGCTGCGTCGCGCTGTGCGCTTCGCTGACTGTAGCGTTCCAGAAGTTCATCTGCCACGCCACGAATTTCAAAGCCGAGATCCCGGCCACGGGAATCACGGCGTGGTTCAATCTCATAACCAAGATTCCGCACCTCGTTTGCCAGAGCGTTCCGGTAGACCTCTGTGAGGTATGCCCGCCGCTCGTACAGCCCCGACGCCTGCAAAGCCTTCCACCGGCCCTCTACGCCGTCGTAGGTAAGATTGGCGGCCACGGCGTGAGTATGCAGTTGTGGATCGAGTTCTCGGCTTGTATCGTGCCGATACGTCGCGATAATCCAATTGCCGGTTACGCGATTCTCATTCGCTCCGTTCGGTCGCACACGAGCGCCTGCATGGTTTTCCGCTTCCGCCAGGGCTTCGCCGACGGCTTTATCGTGGGCGGCGACCAGGCGCTCGTCACGGCCAACCACAGCTTGAACAGAAACCGACTTTGGCGCAGAGAATGTCAGATCGTAGAGAGACCGCGCCTTGCTCTGTTCGCTCCCGTCACCGTTTGTCCGGTCGGCGCTGTGGCGCGGGCGCAGGAACTCGCCGGTTTCGGGATGCAGCCCTTGCCGCACCGCCTCAAACTGTTCAGGTGCGACGTTGCCCCGCAGCCCAAGCAGCTCTGCGCCGCGGCCGTGCCACTCGCCCTGTACACGACGGTGTTCGTCGTAGTAGTCGCTGTGTTGCAGATGCCGCTGTGCATAGCCAGCGCCGCCGGTCATAGCCCGTATAGTCAGCACGAACCGACACTAACGCTGTTCGAATTTGTAATGCAACTTCCTTGTGTCCCGCCGTCTTGATTACCGTCCAATGCAGAAGCCTACAGGAGCATGGCCCTACGCCCAGTTTGCCGGTATTGCGGTCTTCACGGACAGAATCCGCAGGCGTCATTTCGGCTGAGTCCGGCCAAGATCGTTCTCGCTGCGCTCGTTTTGAAGGTAGACACCATCCCTAAGCCTCACGGCTTAGGAACGGTCGTGTCTGGTGCTCGGCTCGAATGAGACTCGAACAATCTAAGACCGTAATCGAGTCAATTCGGCAGCCATTCGAGGTGCGTACCACCCGGTGAGTTGAGGGACCGTTGCGGTTGGAGCTTTCGCTAAGAATTCGCTGCGTTTTATAATTGGTGACCAAGAACATCGGTTCCGGAATTTGCACGTTCTAAGCCCTTAACAGTTCGGCACTTACCTGTCAGAATGCGAAATCGTTCTGCGCGCGCTGGCGTAATCCCGGAAGGACTTGCTGACTGGGAAGGCGGGCTGGCGAATAAATGTTATGCCATGCCAGATGGAGCAAGTAACGTATGGCGACGACCCCAACTCGCGCGAATGAAGAATTGCGCCTTACCCTGTCGGAGGTTCGTAAAGACCTCCTTGACTTTGGCCTGCGCAATCCCCTCCTTAATTATAGGCTCTTGAAAACGCGAGGGCTCGAAGTTCCTGAAACGCCCCCAGCAGATGTTTTCCGCCTGCTCGTCACCGAGGGTGCAGAGCTTTCATTTCTTCCTATTGAAGCGACGCCGCGCATGGGGCTGCTTTATGAGCCCGAGGACAGCGAGCGAGATGATCGACGCGCACTTGTGCGAACGATGTCGGGTAAAAGAACACAGACGCAGCAGCAAATGGGCTTTGAACCCAATTCCAATGAGTTGCCAACAGGCCTTTCTGAAAAGGAATTAGAAAAACGACTCCTGGCTACTTATTACGCCGCCAAGAGTTCGATTGAAGAGCAAGGAGTCAACACCCTGTTCATCGCCCTTGGTATGCTCATCTGGCGAGACTCCAAAAATGCCGATGAGGTTCGCCGCGCACCACTATTGCTGATTCCAGTCGAGTTGGAGCGGCGAAGTGCGGGCGAAGGGTTCCATCTGAAATACTCTGGCGACGACGTGGCCCCGAATGTCTGTCTGCTGGAATACCTAAAACAGTCGTTTGGTCTTGTTCTGGATGGATTATCTGATTCGGAAGAGATCGACGTTGACTCCTATCTCTATTCCTTTGGTAAGGCTGTTTCCAAGCAAGATGGTTGGAGCGTCGATCCAGAGTCGGTAGTCCTGGGGTTCTTCTCATTCGCAAAGTTTTTGATGTATCGAGACCTTGACCCAGCTACGTGGAACGACGAATCAATGCTGCTCAACCACGACGTTTTGAATCGCCTCCTCGGGGCAAGTACCTTTACAGGGGACGCATCACCCCTCTCAGATGACGTATTCGTCGATGACCATATCCCTCCATCGAGTACCGCGCACGTCGTGGACGCCGACAGCACCCAGTCGCTCGCCATTTTCGACGTGCAGCGCGGACTAAATATGGTGATTCAAGGGCCACCCGGAACCGGAAAATCGCAAACAATTGTCAACCTGATCGCAGGTGCCTTGGCCTCTGGGCAAAGAGTGCTGTTCGTCGCTGAGAAAAAGGCTGCGCTTGAGGTTGTCAAGAGTCGGCTAGATCGCATCGGACTGGGAGCAGCGTGCCTTGAATTGCACAGCAACAAGATCAAGAAGAAGGAAGTTATCGGCGAGTTGAAGCAGACTGCATGGCTTCAAACCAGAGCCGCCCGGCGCGACGAATCGACTGTCGCTGCATTGGATGAAGCAATCACTCGGCTAAACGAATACTGCAATGCGGTCAATTCCCAAGTTGGCAAATCGGGTGAGACCATCCGTGATCTCTACGGTTTAGTCTTGCCTCTAAACAGGAAACTGAGTGGCATTGCACGCCCCGGGCTGGAGATTTCCAACTGCCTGAACTGGACATCTGCCGATGTTTATCGCCGCCAAGAACTCGTTGAGCAACTACAGGAGCGTGTCTCGCAGATTGGCGTACCAAGTCAACATCTATTCTGGGGGAGCCAGCTTCAGGTAGTGCTGCCATCCACCAAGGATAGTATTTGCCGTTCACTGAACGACGCCGAAGCCACAGCTGCAGCCCTTCACATCGCCGTGTGCAACGTGGCAACAATGCTTGGTCAAACACCCCCAGAGTCGCGTAGAGCGTTTGACGCTCTTTGTGCCACCGCGAGACAGGTTGCACTCGCCCCACCACTGGAAAGCATCGACACAGCGAATCCAGATTGGCTTAACCAAGAGTCGCAAATCGAGTCTGCGTTGTCAGCCCTCTCGGATGTCGTAGGCATCCGCTCTCACTGGCAAGGTCTTATTCGTGAGGAAGCATGGTCCACGGATGTATCGCAACTCCAAGCAGTGCTAAATGAACTGAGCCACAAGTGGTGGAGAATCTTTTCCTCTCGCTGGAAATTTTTGAAGCGCGAGGTCGCTGCGCTGATTACCAAGCCCATCGGTCAGTCGAATGCGCCTATGAACGAAATACTTGAAGCCATCAGTTCGGAAGCAAAGGGTACTGCTGTCCTGGCATCTTCAAGGCAACTTCTTTCAAGCCTCTACGGGGTTCATTGGAGAGATGAACAATCCGATGTGCCTCTCTTGAAGAGTCAATTCGCGTGGATCGTTGCTACAAAGCGCGGTGTAAAGGCAGGGCAATTCGACGAATGGTGCCTCAACGCAGCAGTTGCGTTTTCAGATAAGGCTGCACTTCTGGAACGTCTGTCGGAAATTGACACTCTCGTTCAAGCGTATTGGACGCGCTTGGAAGAAGTTTCCGATAAGTTGAAACTCGGCGACGCCAATTCTTGTCCACTTCGGGCAGCTCTTTCGACGAAGTGGGGCAAAGACGCTGCTACCTTCTTCAAGTCTGTTTCGGAAGCGGTGGGTGATCTCGATGGCATCGCAGCATATTTGCAAGATCGGGATCGGTGCAAAGATGACGGGTTAGAGAGTGTTGTGCAATTGGCAGACACTTGGAAGGATGCGGGGCGGTATCTATTCGACTTCTTCGAGTACACGCGGGCATCGAAACTTCTGGAGACAGCTTTCCAGAATAGCCCCGTTCTTTCATCTTTCGATGTGCT from Pseudacidobacterium ailaaui includes these protein-coding regions:
- a CDS encoding DUF3320 domain-containing protein encodes the protein MATTPTRANEELRLTLSEVRKDLLDFGLRNPLLNYRLLKTRGLEVPETPPADVFRLLVTEGAELSFLPIEATPRMGLLYEPEDSERDDRRALVRTMSGKRTQTQQQMGFEPNSNELPTGLSEKELEKRLLATYYAAKSSIEEQGVNTLFIALGMLIWRDSKNADEVRRAPLLLIPVELERRSAGEGFHLKYSGDDVAPNVCLLEYLKQSFGLVLDGLSDSEEIDVDSYLYSFGKAVSKQDGWSVDPESVVLGFFSFAKFLMYRDLDPATWNDESMLLNHDVLNRLLGASTFTGDASPLSDDVFVDDHIPPSSTAHVVDADSTQSLAIFDVQRGLNMVIQGPPGTGKSQTIVNLIAGALASGQRVLFVAEKKAALEVVKSRLDRIGLGAACLELHSNKIKKKEVIGELKQTAWLQTRAARRDESTVAALDEAITRLNEYCNAVNSQVGKSGETIRDLYGLVLPLNRKLSGIARPGLEISNCLNWTSADVYRRQELVEQLQERVSQIGVPSQHLFWGSQLQVVLPSTKDSICRSLNDAEATAAALHIAVCNVATMLGQTPPESRRAFDALCATARQVALAPPLESIDTANPDWLNQESQIESALSALSDVVGIRSHWQGLIREEAWSTDVSQLQAVLNELSHKWWRIFSSRWKFLKREVAALITKPIGQSNAPMNEILEAISSEAKGTAVLASSRQLLSSLYGVHWRDEQSDVPLLKSQFAWIVATKRGVKAGQFDEWCLNAAVAFSDKAALLERLSEIDTLVQAYWTRLEEVSDKLKLGDANSCPLRAALSTKWGKDAATFFKSVSEAVGDLDGIAAYLQDRDRCKDDGLESVVQLADTWKDAGRYLFDFFEYTRASKLLETAFQNSPVLSSFDVLRHKSTCQSFRELDLRHIELRREALARKHVDGLPRNGTDSGQISVLWREFEKKARHMTIRKLISKAGNVVQTIKPVFLMSPLSVANFLPPGTINFDLVIFDEASQVRPADALGAIVRGKQTVVVGDSKQLPPTSFFETMVAQDADTEDDDAVATSDIESILGLFCSRRAHQRMLRWHYRSKHESLIAGSNHLFYDNRLVVFPSPDRHKQNVGLVYRRIENAHYDRSRTRTNPNEARAVAEAVIRHAKEQLEKPAKERLTLGVAALSVAQRDAILDQLEMLRRHSPASEEFFVATSHEPFFVKNLENVQGDERDVIFISIGYARTAEGYWANSFGPVNRAGGERRLNVLFSRARIRCEVFTGICSEDINTENSGDGVRALKTFLSYAEHGQLDVPFASGRASDSPFEEEVVNALQMRGHTVHTQVGSAGFFLDLAVVDPDSPGRYLLGVECDGAAYHNARSARDRDRLRQAVLESLGWKIHRIWSTAWFRAPEKEMRALEAAIEEAKLHRGENPKESTKQKVKPASSPIRRPDDLSDPPPLAIQSLNGTRYKFAKMKINLGMQELHEVSREQLANWLQQVVAVEGPVHWLEATKRIADAAGIQRVGNRIQKAFQSACTYGHMYKKFESRKGFLWSYDPVPVQVRDRSEFPPQQKKLEYVAPEEICAAIEQAVKESYGMAAADVAVAACRLLGFARITEDMRAAIGEQREKLVKEGRLELRGETLVLNQDISVR